Proteins encoded in a region of the Streptomyces sp. NBC_01471 genome:
- a CDS encoding NAD-binding protein, which produces MIVCGDDGLAHRLAAELRGVYRETVTLVVPPAGAPGVPAHTQLTPVGRASALFGRMSRVVAGPSSGDREPVADRLLEVSCLNDEVLLRAGVEEASALALVHQDDEANIRAALAARRLNPRLRLVIRLYNRKLGQHLEELLDQAAAVSAPDMDRDEVDASTTVLSDADTAAPSLAATAVAGTSKVIQADGLLLRAVERPPAVRYGPATDPGLCTLALLSSTAGDPAGADGSDSCGDEGPQLLPDDESVRAATGRGTVVLEAVSYRGPDLSPGRLAGRGAPLGQIFSRRLRWSLFGIFASVLGLAVASWLTTNEPPVHAAYLTILDLFAIGDPAIGEPAARQVIQMLSGLTGLLLLPVLVAAVLEGLGTFRTAATLRRPPRGLSGHVVLLGLGKIGARVLARLRELDIPVVCVEADPDARGIALARRLRVPIVIGDVTTEGVLEAAKIQRARALLALTSADVTNLEAALYARTVKPDLRVAMRLFDDAFASAVFRTLRAAHPQAVTRSRSVSTLAAPAFAAAMMGRQILGAMPVERRVLLFAAVDVAGHPLLEGRTLGEVFREGAWRILALDLADPDERRADLSAPRSSHGDDRKAELVWNLPQSYVLRTEDRVVIAGTRQGLADLLGRRRPRVPAEP; this is translated from the coding sequence ATGATCGTCTGTGGTGACGACGGTCTGGCGCACCGGCTCGCCGCCGAACTGCGCGGTGTGTACCGGGAGACGGTGACCCTCGTCGTACCGCCCGCCGGTGCGCCGGGCGTCCCGGCGCACACCCAGCTCACCCCGGTCGGGCGGGCCTCCGCGCTCTTCGGCCGGATGTCGCGCGTCGTCGCGGGTCCGTCGTCCGGCGACCGTGAGCCGGTGGCCGACCGGCTGCTCGAAGTGTCGTGCCTGAACGACGAGGTGCTGCTGCGCGCCGGAGTGGAAGAGGCGTCCGCGCTGGCGCTCGTCCACCAGGACGACGAGGCGAACATCAGAGCCGCGCTCGCCGCCCGCCGGCTCAACCCCCGGCTGCGGCTGGTGATCCGGCTCTACAACCGCAAGCTCGGCCAGCATCTGGAGGAGTTGCTCGACCAGGCGGCCGCCGTCAGCGCGCCGGACATGGACCGGGACGAGGTGGACGCCTCCACGACCGTGCTGTCGGACGCCGACACCGCGGCCCCCTCCCTCGCCGCGACCGCCGTGGCCGGTACGAGCAAGGTGATCCAGGCCGACGGACTGCTGCTGCGCGCCGTGGAGCGGCCGCCCGCCGTCCGGTACGGACCGGCCACCGACCCCGGGCTGTGCACCCTGGCTCTGCTCTCGTCGACCGCCGGCGACCCGGCGGGAGCCGACGGTTCGGACAGCTGCGGTGACGAGGGACCGCAGCTCCTCCCCGACGACGAGTCCGTCCGGGCGGCGACCGGGCGGGGAACGGTCGTCCTGGAGGCGGTCTCCTACCGGGGCCCCGACCTCTCCCCGGGCCGGCTGGCCGGTCGCGGAGCCCCGCTCGGGCAGATCTTCTCGCGGCGGTTGCGCTGGTCCCTCTTCGGGATCTTCGCCTCGGTGCTCGGTCTGGCCGTCGCCTCCTGGCTGACCACGAACGAGCCGCCGGTCCACGCCGCGTACCTGACGATCCTCGACCTCTTCGCGATCGGCGATCCCGCGATCGGCGAGCCCGCCGCCCGCCAGGTGATCCAGATGCTGTCCGGGCTGACCGGGCTGTTGCTGCTGCCCGTGCTGGTCGCCGCGGTGCTCGAAGGGCTCGGTACGTTCCGCACCGCCGCCACACTGCGCCGTCCGCCGCGCGGGCTCTCCGGGCACGTCGTCCTGCTCGGGCTGGGCAAGATCGGCGCACGGGTACTGGCCCGGCTGCGCGAGCTGGACATCCCCGTGGTGTGCGTCGAGGCCGACCCGGATGCGCGCGGGATCGCCCTGGCGCGGCGGCTGCGGGTGCCGATCGTGATCGGCGACGTGACCACCGAGGGCGTGCTTGAGGCCGCGAAGATCCAGCGGGCCCGCGCGCTGCTCGCGCTCACCAGCGCCGACGTCACCAACCTGGAGGCGGCCCTCTACGCCCGCACGGTGAAGCCCGACCTCCGGGTGGCGATGCGGCTCTTCGACGACGCGTTCGCCTCCGCCGTCTTCCGTACGCTGCGAGCGGCCCACCCGCAGGCGGTCACCCGGAGCCGGAGCGTGTCCACGCTGGCCGCGCCCGCCTTCGCCGCGGCGATGATGGGCCGCCAGATCCTCGGCGCCATGCCGGTCGAGCGCCGGGTGCTCCTCTTCGCCGCGGTGGATGTCGCGGGCCATCCCCTGCTGGAGGGGCGCACCCTCGGCGAGGTGTTCAGGGAGGGCGCGTGGCGGATCCTCGCCCTCGATCTCGCGGACCCGGACGAGCGCCGCGCCGATCTGTCCGCGCCCCGCTCCTCGCACGGCGACGACCGCAAGGCCGAACTGGTCTGGAACCTGCCGCAGAGCTACGTCCTGCGCACCGAGGACCGGGTCGTCATCGCGGGGACCCGGCAGGGCCTGGCCGATCTGCTGGGCAGGAGGCGGCCCCGCGTCCCGGCGGAACCGTAG
- a CDS encoding zinc ribbon domain-containing protein, which yields MPRYEYRCRSCGDTFEISRPMAESSAPATCPEGHEDTVKLLSAVAVGGSAAGAPSGGGGGGGCCGGGCCG from the coding sequence ATGCCCCGTTACGAGTACCGCTGCCGCTCCTGCGGCGACACATTCGAGATCAGCCGTCCGATGGCCGAGTCCTCGGCGCCCGCCACCTGCCCCGAGGGCCATGAGGACACGGTCAAACTGCTGTCCGCGGTTGCCGTCGGGGGGTCCGCTGCCGGGGCTCCGTCCGGCGGGGGCGGCGGGGGCGGGTGCTGCGGCGGAGGCTGCTGCGGCTAG
- a CDS encoding bifunctional 4-hydroxy-2-oxoglutarate aldolase/2-dehydro-3-deoxy-phosphogluconate aldolase produces MDRTDFTASLRNERLVAIVRGSDPEASFRSVMTLVESGIPLVEVSLSGTDALGVIRRARAALGDGAWLGAGTVLTADDARRAADAGAGFIVTPGLGASVDESVRLGLPVLSGVVTPTEVIAGVAAGAAALKLFPASVGGPSYLKALRAPFPDVPFVPVGGVDATAAAEYLALGAVAVGVGSPLIGDAADGGGQDALRQRAAAFLNVVETARAAGAAATAVRS; encoded by the coding sequence ATGGACCGCACGGACTTCACCGCGAGTCTCCGGAACGAGCGGCTGGTCGCCATCGTCCGCGGCTCGGACCCCGAGGCGTCCTTCAGGTCGGTGATGACGCTCGTCGAGAGCGGGATACCCCTGGTCGAGGTGTCGCTCAGCGGCACGGACGCGCTCGGGGTCATACGCCGGGCGCGGGCCGCGCTCGGGGACGGCGCGTGGCTGGGCGCGGGCACCGTGCTCACCGCCGACGACGCACGGCGGGCCGCCGACGCCGGGGCCGGTTTCATCGTGACGCCGGGGCTCGGTGCGAGTGTGGACGAGTCCGTACGGCTGGGGCTCCCCGTACTCTCCGGAGTCGTCACCCCCACCGAGGTCATCGCCGGTGTCGCGGCCGGCGCCGCCGCGCTGAAGCTCTTCCCGGCCTCGGTGGGCGGGCCCTCCTATCTGAAGGCGCTGCGGGCCCCCTTCCCGGACGTTCCTTTCGTACCGGTGGGCGGGGTGGACGCGACCGCCGCCGCCGAGTATCTGGCGCTGGGTGCGGTCGCCGTGGGAGTCGGTTCGCCGCTGATCGGGGACGCTGCGGACGGCGGGGGCCAGGACGCCCTGCGGCAGCGGGCCGCCGCGTTCCTGAACGTCGTGGAGACGGCGCGGGCCGCCGGGGCAGCGGCCACGGCGGTCCGGTCATGA
- a CDS encoding phosphoribosyltransferase encodes MRTGRETGEVVWSGTWVADRLGVRLAGDDGLQELLGLALRRNPKRAHLLVSNVLGKHVPQRPSTVYGHGHRLGRAVRRLLGDEAAARAVVLGYAETATGLGHSVADGLVLAPYLHSTRREVTGVTRAGGFEESHSHATSHLLLPEDPELLAGDGPLVLVDDEFSTGNTVLNTIRDLHARHPRQWYVVVALVDMRSAADRERLTDFAREIGARVDLLTSVSGEVELPDGVLEKGRRLVEEQEARQCHPPAAGATAAASGPAHGAGAGPVVRVDLGWPAGLPDGGRHGFTPGHRTALEAALPGMAARLAEALARDAEVVPGTRAPGPAPRTPRVLVLGFEELMYTPLRLGLALEQAGHDVRSSTTTRSPVLALDDPGYAIRTGLVFPAHDSPGDGPGDRYAYNVAGGGFDAVVLVVDSAADTPELHAPDGLLAQLAAHVPQVLLAVVPSYVPPRPNVPPQPRVPEQQEAAPMPEPLRGPAFSSYAAEDVGWLLQDFSDVELEAPTEEREEAIQTGGAHYAESLPVEYQPSEQYQELFRAALKTSAPRIAQAVGTVTETVLAERSARPVLVSLARAGTPVGVLMRRWAQYRHGLDLPHYAVSIVRGRGIDATALRWLAAHHDPADVVFVDGWTGKGAITRELADALVEFPGFDPEIAVLADPGGCVRTHGTREDFLIPSACLNSTVSGLISRTVLRADLVGPGDFHGGKFYRELADSDVSADFVDAVAACFDAVSGAVDTAVKEQLAADRSPTWEGWAAVERISEEYGIHDVNLVKPGVGETTRVLLRRVPWKILARSGAGADLDHVRLLAEQRGVPVEEVDGLPYTCVGLIHPRFTRGATGADGTAAVTG; translated from the coding sequence ATGCGAACCGGAAGAGAGACGGGCGAAGTGGTCTGGTCGGGAACATGGGTCGCGGACCGGCTCGGTGTGCGGCTCGCGGGGGACGACGGTCTCCAGGAGCTGCTGGGCCTCGCACTGCGGCGCAATCCGAAACGTGCCCATCTGCTGGTGTCGAACGTGCTGGGCAAGCATGTGCCGCAGCGCCCCTCGACGGTGTACGGCCACGGCCACCGGCTCGGGCGCGCCGTACGGCGGCTGCTCGGCGACGAGGCCGCGGCCCGGGCGGTCGTCCTGGGCTACGCCGAGACCGCGACCGGTCTGGGGCACTCGGTCGCGGACGGGCTGGTGCTCGCGCCGTATCTGCACTCCACCCGGCGCGAGGTCACCGGGGTGACGCGGGCGGGCGGCTTCGAGGAGTCGCACTCGCACGCCACCTCGCATCTGCTGCTGCCCGAGGACCCGGAGCTGCTGGCGGGCGACGGCCCGCTCGTCCTCGTCGACGACGAGTTCTCCACCGGCAACACGGTGCTCAACACCATCCGCGACCTGCACGCACGCCATCCGCGCCAGTGGTACGTGGTCGTCGCGCTGGTCGACATGCGCTCGGCCGCCGACCGGGAGCGGCTGACGGACTTCGCCCGGGAGATCGGCGCCCGGGTCGATCTGCTGACGTCGGTGAGCGGTGAGGTGGAGCTGCCCGACGGCGTACTGGAGAAGGGGCGCCGCCTGGTCGAGGAGCAGGAGGCGCGACAGTGCCACCCGCCCGCGGCCGGTGCCACTGCCGCTGCCTCCGGCCCTGCTCATGGTGCCGGTGCCGGTCCGGTTGTCCGGGTGGACCTCGGCTGGCCGGCCGGTCTGCCGGACGGCGGCCGGCACGGCTTCACCCCCGGCCACCGCACCGCCCTGGAAGCCGCGCTGCCGGGGATGGCGGCGCGGCTCGCGGAGGCGCTGGCGCGGGATGCGGAGGTGGTGCCCGGCACCCGAGCACCCGGCCCGGCCCCGCGCACCCCGCGTGTCCTCGTGCTCGGCTTCGAGGAGCTGATGTACACCCCGCTCCGTCTCGGCCTCGCGCTGGAGCAGGCCGGACACGACGTACGCTCCTCGACCACCACCCGCTCGCCCGTACTCGCGCTGGACGATCCCGGCTACGCGATACGGACCGGACTGGTCTTCCCCGCGCACGACAGCCCCGGCGACGGGCCGGGCGACCGCTACGCGTACAACGTGGCGGGCGGCGGTTTCGACGCGGTGGTCCTCGTCGTCGACTCGGCCGCCGACACCCCCGAACTGCACGCCCCCGACGGCCTGTTGGCGCAACTCGCCGCACACGTCCCGCAGGTGCTGCTGGCGGTCGTCCCGTCGTACGTTCCCCCGCGGCCGAACGTCCCTCCACAGCCCCGCGTTCCCGAACAGCAGGAAGCAGCCCCCATGCCCGAGCCGCTGCGCGGCCCCGCCTTCTCCTCCTACGCCGCCGAGGACGTCGGCTGGCTGCTCCAGGACTTCTCCGACGTGGAGCTGGAGGCTCCCACCGAGGAGCGCGAGGAGGCGATACAGACGGGCGGTGCCCACTACGCCGAGTCGCTGCCCGTCGAGTACCAGCCGAGCGAGCAGTACCAGGAGCTGTTCAGGGCGGCGCTGAAGACGTCGGCGCCACGGATCGCGCAGGCCGTCGGCACGGTCACCGAGACCGTGCTCGCCGAGCGGTCGGCGCGGCCGGTCCTGGTCTCCCTCGCGCGCGCCGGTACGCCCGTCGGTGTGCTGATGCGCCGCTGGGCCCAGTACCGCCACGGCCTGGACCTGCCGCACTACGCGGTCTCCATCGTGCGTGGCCGGGGCATCGACGCGACCGCGCTGCGCTGGCTGGCCGCGCACCACGACCCGGCCGATGTCGTCTTCGTCGACGGCTGGACGGGCAAGGGTGCCATCACCCGCGAACTCGCCGACGCGCTCGTGGAGTTCCCCGGCTTCGACCCGGAGATCGCGGTCCTCGCCGACCCCGGCGGCTGCGTCCGCACCCATGGCACCCGGGAGGACTTCCTCATCCCGTCCGCCTGCCTCAACTCCACCGTGTCCGGGCTGATTTCACGTACGGTCCTCCGTGCCGACCTGGTCGGGCCCGGGGACTTCCACGGCGGGAAGTTCTACCGCGAACTGGCGGACTCCGACGTCTCGGCCGACTTCGTCGACGCCGTCGCCGCCTGCTTCGACGCGGTGTCGGGCGCGGTGGACACGGCGGTGAAGGAGCAGCTGGCGGCGGACCGTTCGCCGACCTGGGAGGGGTGGGCGGCCGTCGAGCGCATCAGCGAGGAGTACGGCATCCACGACGTCAACCTCGTCAAGCCGGGGGTCGGTGAGACCACCCGCGTCCTGCTACGCCGCGTCCCCTGGAAGATCCTCGCCCGGAGCGGTGCGGGCGCCGATCTCGACCACGTACGGCTCCTCGCGGAGCAGCGCGGCGTCCCGGTCGAGGAGGTCGACGGCCTGCCGTACACCTGCGTCGGTCTGATCCATCCGCGCTTCACCCGCGGCGCGACCGGCGCCGACGGCACCGCGGCGGTGACCGGGTGA
- a CDS encoding HpcH/HpaI aldolase/citrate lyase family protein codes for MHHFRHISPLVRAELFHQQPADFTSGSPAPVLAAALGATLYSPATRPHLADDVLKQAARGVVSMVLCLEDSIDDADVAEGEANLVRQFAELDARCAGSAGSAGSAGDTEDVPLLFVRVREPEQIPDLVRRLGPSARLLSGFVLPKFTEERGTAFLEALTRAEAAGGRRLFAMPVLESPELLHLESRADTLAGIARTVDKYRERVLALRLGVTDFCSAYGLRRTPDMTAYDVQIVAAVIADVVNVLGRSDGTGFTITGPVWEYFRVQERMFKPQLRRSPFMEGRADQLRTTLIEHDLDGLLREIGLDRANGLLGKTCIHPSHVMPVHALSVVSHEEFSDARDIVRPDRDGGGVLRSAYTNKMNEVKPHRAWAERTLLRAEVFGVAREDIGFVELLTAGLSG; via the coding sequence ATGCATCATTTCAGGCATATCTCGCCCCTGGTCCGGGCGGAACTCTTCCATCAGCAGCCGGCCGACTTCACCTCCGGGTCTCCGGCACCCGTCCTCGCCGCTGCTCTCGGCGCCACGCTCTACAGCCCGGCCACCCGGCCGCACCTCGCCGACGACGTGCTGAAACAGGCCGCGCGCGGGGTGGTCTCCATGGTGCTGTGCCTGGAGGACTCGATCGACGACGCCGATGTCGCCGAGGGCGAGGCCAATCTGGTCCGCCAGTTCGCCGAGCTGGACGCCAGGTGTGCCGGGTCCGCCGGGTCCGCCGGGTCCGCCGGGGACACGGAGGACGTGCCGCTGCTCTTCGTCCGGGTCCGCGAGCCCGAGCAGATACCGGATCTGGTCCGCAGGCTGGGCCCCTCGGCACGGCTGCTGTCCGGATTCGTACTGCCCAAGTTCACCGAGGAGCGCGGTACGGCCTTCCTGGAGGCGCTCACCCGGGCGGAGGCCGCGGGCGGTCGGCGGCTTTTCGCCATGCCGGTCCTCGAATCGCCCGAGCTGCTGCATCTGGAGAGCCGCGCGGACACCCTCGCCGGGATAGCCCGCACGGTCGACAAGTACCGCGAGCGGGTCCTCGCGCTCCGGCTCGGTGTCACCGACTTCTGCTCGGCGTACGGGCTGCGCAGGACGCCCGACATGACCGCGTACGACGTCCAGATCGTCGCCGCCGTCATCGCCGACGTGGTGAACGTCCTGGGCCGCTCGGACGGTACGGGCTTCACGATCACCGGCCCGGTCTGGGAGTACTTCCGCGTCCAGGAGCGGATGTTCAAGCCGCAGCTGCGCCGCAGCCCCTTCATGGAGGGACGCGCCGACCAGCTCCGCACCACTCTGATCGAGCACGACCTGGACGGACTGCTGCGCGAGATAGGGCTCGACCGCGCCAACGGACTGCTCGGGAAGACCTGTATCCACCCCTCGCACGTGATGCCGGTGCACGCCCTCTCGGTCGTCAGCCACGAGGAGTTCAGCGATGCCCGGGACATCGTCCGGCCCGACCGGGACGGCGGCGGGGTGCTGCGCTCCGCGTACACGAACAAGATGAACGAGGTGAAGCCGCACCGGGCCTGGGCCGAGCGGACCCTCCTGCGGGCCGAGGTCTTCGGGGTGGCCAGGGAAGACATCGGCTTTGTCGAACTGCTCACGGCCGGGCTCTCCGGCTGA
- a CDS encoding HAD family hydrolase, with protein sequence MSPAAPVLVASDLDRTLIYSAPALDLSMPDAEAPRLLCVEVYESRPLSYVTETAAGLLGALAGETLFVPTTTRTREQYHRIRLPCPPPRFAICANGGHLLVDGVSDPGWQSDVARRLAAECAPLAEVRAHLVAAADPAWLLKERVAEDLFAYLVVERALLPDGWVQELSAWAGARGWTVSLQGRKLYAVPEPLTKSAAVREVARRTGAELTLAAGDSLLDADLLLAADRGWRPAHGELAEAGWSAPHVAVTAGRGVAAGEEILREFTRAARGRPQGR encoded by the coding sequence GTGAGCCCGGCAGCGCCCGTACTCGTCGCCAGCGACCTCGACCGCACCCTCATCTACTCGGCGCCCGCGCTCGACCTGAGCATGCCGGACGCCGAAGCGCCGAGGCTGCTGTGCGTCGAGGTGTACGAGAGCAGACCGCTCTCGTACGTCACCGAGACCGCCGCCGGGCTGCTCGGCGCGCTCGCGGGGGAGACCCTTTTCGTACCGACGACCACCAGGACGAGGGAGCAGTACCACCGGATCCGGCTGCCCTGTCCGCCGCCGAGGTTCGCGATCTGCGCCAACGGCGGTCACCTGCTGGTCGACGGGGTGTCCGACCCGGGCTGGCAGTCCGATGTGGCCCGGCGGCTGGCCGCCGAGTGCGCCCCGCTGGCCGAGGTGCGCGCCCATCTGGTGGCTGCCGCCGACCCGGCCTGGCTGCTCAAGGAGCGGGTGGCCGAGGACCTCTTCGCCTATCTGGTCGTCGAACGGGCCCTGCTGCCCGACGGCTGGGTGCAGGAGCTGTCCGCCTGGGCCGGAGCGCGCGGCTGGACGGTCTCGCTCCAGGGCCGCAAGCTCTACGCGGTGCCCGAGCCGCTCACCAAGAGCGCGGCGGTGCGTGAGGTGGCGCGCCGCACCGGCGCCGAACTCACCCTGGCCGCAGGCGATTCCCTGCTGGACGCGGACCTGCTGCTGGCCGCCGACCGGGGCTGGCGCCCCGCGCACGGCGAACTGGCGGAAGCGGGCTGGAGCGCGCCGCATGTCGCGGTGACGGCGGGACGCGGGGTCGCGGCGGGCGAGGAGATCCTGCGGGAGTTCACCCGCGCCGCACGGGGCCGGCCGCAGGGGCGCTGA
- a CDS encoding DUF4097 family beta strand repeat-containing protein gives MIYVALRTRTLVAAGGAVLVSVALTGCGSDPSDAPAEHKAFALSGKTLTIRTDDSAVELVPADVKSVEVTRHVDGWVFMGSGPHASWSMENDTLSLKVKCSAVISSCAARHQIKVPRGVAVVLKDDNGSVTATGFDTPLKLRSDNGKVTVRDSSGALDLNSDNGTIDADGISSRQITADSSNGEVRLSLTAAPDRVETDSNNGSIEIALPQKPGLAYKVRTRTNNGSTKVGVPTDDASRHTVTAHSDNGRITVRSAN, from the coding sequence ATGATCTACGTGGCACTCCGTACTCGTACGCTTGTCGCGGCCGGGGGGGCCGTTCTTGTTTCCGTCGCGCTCACCGGGTGCGGCTCGGATCCGTCGGACGCACCCGCCGAGCACAAGGCGTTCGCGCTGAGCGGGAAGACGCTGACCATCCGCACCGACGACTCCGCCGTCGAGCTGGTGCCCGCCGATGTGAAGTCCGTGGAGGTCACCCGGCACGTCGACGGATGGGTCTTCATGGGCAGCGGGCCCCATGCCTCCTGGTCGATGGAGAACGACACGCTCAGCCTGAAAGTGAAGTGCAGCGCCGTCATCAGCAGCTGTGCGGCGCGGCACCAGATCAAGGTGCCGCGCGGGGTGGCCGTGGTCCTGAAGGACGACAACGGGTCCGTGACCGCCACCGGATTCGACACCCCGCTGAAGCTCCGCTCGGACAACGGCAAGGTCACCGTCCGGGACTCCAGCGGAGCCCTGGACCTGAACAGCGACAACGGGACCATCGACGCCGACGGCATCTCGTCCAGGCAGATCACCGCGGACTCCAGCAACGGCGAGGTACGGCTGTCGCTCACCGCGGCTCCCGACCGGGTGGAGACCGACAGCAACAACGGGTCGATCGAGATCGCGCTGCCCCAGAAACCGGGGCTCGCGTACAAGGTCCGGACCCGGACCAACAATGGCAGTACCAAGGTCGGCGTGCCGACGGACGACGCCAGTCGCCACACGGTGACCGCGCACAGCGACAACGGAAGGATCACTGTTCGAAGCGCGAACTGA
- a CDS encoding HoxN/HupN/NixA family nickel/cobalt transporter, producing MTRQEWTRLGGMGAFILALHVVGWLTLVTIVAPEHYSLGTKSFGIGIGVTAYTLGMRHAFDADHIAAIDNTTRKLMNEKQRPLSVGFWFSLGHSSIVFALAFLLSLGVKAIAGPVRDDNSQLHNVTGLIGTTVSGFFLYLIAGINVLILVGIWKVFRKMRSGDFDEAALEEHLNNRGLMNRLLGRLMKSITKPWQMYPLGLLFGLGFDTATEIALLVLAGSGAASGLPWYAILCLPVLFAAGMCLLDTIDGSFMNFAYGWAFSKPVRKVYYNLTITGLSVAVAFIIGTVELLGLLTEKLGLHGAFWDWVGGLDLNIVGFVIVGLFFVTWLVAMAIWKFGRIEEKWTAGLSPAGPGPNPLSNAGSHPDRMGRTDRTDRLDQDGE from the coding sequence ATGACGCGCCAGGAGTGGACCAGGCTGGGCGGCATGGGCGCCTTCATCCTTGCACTGCACGTCGTCGGGTGGCTCACGCTGGTGACGATCGTGGCTCCCGAGCACTACAGCCTCGGTACGAAGTCGTTCGGCATCGGGATCGGCGTCACCGCGTACACCCTGGGCATGCGGCACGCCTTCGACGCGGATCACATCGCGGCGATCGACAACACCACCCGCAAGCTGATGAACGAGAAGCAGCGCCCCTTGTCAGTGGGCTTCTGGTTCTCGCTCGGGCACTCCAGCATCGTGTTCGCCCTGGCGTTCCTGCTGTCCCTGGGCGTGAAGGCCATCGCGGGCCCGGTGCGCGACGACAACTCCCAGCTGCACAACGTCACCGGCCTGATCGGCACGACCGTCTCCGGGTTCTTCCTCTATCTGATCGCCGGCATCAACGTCCTCATCCTGGTGGGGATCTGGAAGGTCTTCCGGAAGATGCGCTCGGGCGACTTCGACGAGGCCGCCCTGGAGGAGCACCTGAACAACCGGGGCCTGATGAACCGGCTCCTGGGCCGCCTGATGAAGTCGATCACCAAGCCCTGGCAGATGTATCCGCTCGGGCTGCTCTTCGGCCTCGGCTTCGACACCGCGACGGAGATCGCCCTGCTCGTCCTCGCGGGCTCCGGCGCCGCGTCGGGCCTGCCCTGGTACGCGATCCTCTGCCTGCCGGTGCTGTTCGCAGCCGGTATGTGCCTGCTGGACACCATCGACGGCTCGTTCATGAACTTCGCGTACGGCTGGGCGTTCTCGAAGCCGGTCCGCAAGGTCTACTACAACCTCACGATCACCGGTCTCTCGGTGGCGGTGGCGTTCATCATCGGAACGGTCGAGCTGCTCGGCCTGCTCACCGAGAAGCTCGGCCTGCACGGCGCCTTCTGGGACTGGGTCGGCGGTCTGGATCTGAACATCGTCGGGTTCGTGATCGTCGGGCTGTTCTTCGTGACCTGGCTGGTGGCCATGGCGATCTGGAAGTTCGGCCGTATCGAGGAGAAATGGACAGCGGGACTCAGCCCGGCGGGCCCGGGCCCGAACCCCCTCTCCAACGCAGGCTCCCACCCGGACCGGATGGGCCGAACGGACCGAACGGACCGGCTGGACCAGGACGGCGAGTAG
- a CDS encoding sugar kinase — translation MSVFTFGETMVALRGDGQLKLGGTMTVSVAGAESNVAIGLARLGHPVHWAGAVGADEAGELVLRTLRAEGVGVTGSTCDDGAPTGLLLFEPRLPGVTRVHYYRAGSAGSRVAADDVERAFTSFLTAGAGAASDAPRVLHLTGITPALSPTARSAAERAMELAADTDVLISLDVNFRSRLWSTEEASAVMRDWAPRADVLIASDDELPLCLPEGSPEDPALRAEALLEAGAGEVVVKLGAAGATAYTLQGELHTPARTVPAVDPVGAGDAFVAGYLSALLDGSDTAGRLDRAVTTGAFAVAATGDWEGAPTRAELGLLGATPGTVVR, via the coding sequence ATGAGCGTCTTCACCTTCGGCGAGACGATGGTCGCGCTGCGCGGCGACGGGCAGTTGAAACTGGGCGGCACGATGACCGTCTCGGTCGCCGGCGCCGAGTCGAACGTGGCCATCGGTCTGGCCCGGCTGGGGCACCCGGTGCACTGGGCGGGCGCGGTCGGCGCCGACGAGGCCGGTGAGCTGGTGCTGCGGACGCTGCGTGCCGAGGGGGTCGGCGTCACCGGCTCCACGTGTGACGACGGCGCGCCCACCGGGCTGCTCCTCTTCGAACCACGGCTGCCCGGCGTGACCCGGGTGCACTACTACCGTGCGGGATCGGCCGGTTCGAGGGTCGCGGCCGACGATGTCGAGCGGGCGTTCACCTCTTTCCTGACAGCCGGGGCGGGCGCAGCGAGTGACGCGCCCCGCGTGCTGCATCTGACCGGCATCACCCCCGCCCTCTCCCCCACGGCCCGGTCGGCCGCCGAACGGGCCATGGAACTGGCAGCCGACACCGACGTGTTGATCAGCCTCGACGTCAACTTCCGCTCCCGGCTGTGGAGTACGGAGGAGGCCTCGGCGGTGATGCGGGACTGGGCGCCGCGCGCCGACGTACTGATCGCGTCCGACGACGAGCTGCCGCTCTGTCTGCCCGAGGGCTCGCCGGAAGACCCCGCCCTGCGGGCGGAAGCGCTGCTGGAGGCCGGGGCGGGCGAGGTCGTGGTCAAGCTCGGCGCGGCGGGCGCCACGGCGTACACCTTGCAGGGGGAACTGCACACCCCGGCCCGTACGGTGCCGGCCGTGGATCCGGTCGGTGCGGGCGACGCGTTCGTCGCCGGGTATCTCTCGGCGCTGCTCGACGGCTCGGACACGGCGGGACGGCTGGACCGGGCGGTGACCACGGGAGCGTTCGCGGTGGCCGCGACCGGTGACTGGGAGGGCGCCCCGACCCGCGCCGAGCTGGGCCTCCTCGGAGCGACGCCGGGCACAGTGGTGCGCTGA